The following are encoded together in the Streptomyces sp. NBC_00358 genome:
- a CDS encoding MHYT domain-containing protein — protein sequence MQGTVDGFTYGLVTPLVAYFMACLGGALGLRCTTRSLLVAGSWRAGWLALGSVAIASGIWTMHFIAMMGFTVEETPVHYDKPTTFASLGVAVLMVGAGIFIVGYQGATGAALFTGGTVTGLGIASMHYLGMAGMRLNGKLAYNTLTVSASVVIAVVAAIAALWAAGQVRGFLWSVGASLVMGLAVSGMHYMGMAALSVHLHGPTGGTPAGESAAALLAPMMIGPLAFLCLAGVVVMFDPQMVMGRPDRRPAEIRRPGIPAHHVASRPGRRPAARPVRERGYSRSRTPQSR from the coding sequence ATGCAAGGCACGGTCGACGGCTTCACTTACGGACTCGTGACACCGCTGGTGGCGTACTTCATGGCCTGCCTGGGCGGAGCTCTGGGGCTTCGCTGCACCACCAGATCCCTGCTCGTCGCCGGCTCCTGGCGAGCCGGCTGGCTCGCGCTCGGCTCGGTCGCGATCGCGTCCGGCATCTGGACGATGCACTTCATCGCGATGATGGGATTCACGGTCGAGGAGACCCCCGTCCACTACGACAAGCCGACGACGTTCGCGAGTCTGGGCGTCGCCGTCCTGATGGTCGGTGCCGGGATCTTCATCGTCGGCTACCAGGGTGCGACCGGGGCGGCGCTCTTCACCGGAGGGACCGTCACGGGCCTGGGCATCGCCTCGATGCACTACCTGGGCATGGCCGGGATGCGGCTCAACGGGAAGCTCGCGTACAACACGCTCACCGTCTCCGCCTCGGTCGTCATCGCCGTCGTGGCCGCCATCGCCGCCCTATGGGCCGCGGGACAAGTACGCGGATTCCTCTGGAGCGTGGGTGCGAGCCTCGTGATGGGGCTGGCCGTCAGCGGTATGCACTACATGGGCATGGCCGCGCTCAGCGTCCATCTGCACGGCCCGACCGGCGGCACCCCCGCCGGGGAATCGGCGGCCGCGCTCCTCGCGCCCATGATGATCGGCCCGCTGGCCTTCCTCTGCCTGGCGGGCGTCGTCGTGATGTTCGATCCGCAGATGGTCATGGGCAGGCCAGACCGGCGCCCCGCCGAGATCAGGCGACCGGGCATCCCGGCCCATCACGTCGCCTCGCGTCCCGGCCGTCGTCCGGCCGCCCGCCCCGTGCGGGAACGCGGATACAGCCGTTCCCGGACTCCGCAGAGCAGGTGA
- a CDS encoding glycerophosphodiester phosphodiesterase yields the protein MHARVAAATTAALLGGAVLILPSPHAKAGDRITAPLVVSHRGASAYAPENTLAAIDHAAALGFDWVENDVQRTRDGRLVVLHDASLARTTDVAKVYPGRSPWKVKDFTAAEIARLDAGSWFGPRFAGARVPTLREYMEGVSRNHQKLVLEIKNPELYPGIERQTLRLLSNEGWLDPVHLRNRLIVQSFSAASVRTVHDLRPGITTAFLGTPPVAQLPRYARFADQINADHRSLSAGYVSAVHALHGPHGPMKVFAWTVDDAATARRMAGFGTDGVITNVPDVIRRALR from the coding sequence ATGCACGCGCGCGTTGCCGCCGCCACGACCGCCGCGCTTCTTGGGGGAGCCGTTCTGATACTGCCCAGCCCGCACGCCAAGGCCGGCGACCGGATCACGGCACCGCTGGTCGTCTCCCATCGCGGTGCCTCGGCCTACGCGCCCGAGAACACCCTGGCCGCCATCGACCACGCGGCCGCGCTGGGGTTCGACTGGGTCGAGAACGACGTCCAGCGCACGAGGGACGGTCGGCTGGTCGTCCTCCACGACGCCTCGCTGGCCCGCACGACCGACGTCGCGAAGGTCTATCCCGGCCGAAGCCCCTGGAAGGTCAAGGACTTCACCGCGGCCGAGATCGCCCGTCTGGATGCCGGGAGCTGGTTCGGCCCCCGGTTCGCGGGCGCGAGGGTGCCGACGCTGCGGGAGTACATGGAGGGTGTCTCGCGCAACCACCAGAAGCTCGTCCTGGAGATCAAGAACCCTGAGCTCTATCCGGGCATCGAGCGGCAGACGCTCAGGCTCCTGAGCAACGAGGGCTGGCTCGATCCGGTGCACCTCCGGAACCGGCTGATCGTCCAGAGCTTCAGCGCGGCCAGCGTCCGGACGGTGCACGATCTGCGGCCCGGCATCACGACGGCGTTCCTGGGGACGCCTCCCGTCGCACAACTGCCCCGGTACGCGAGGTTCGCCGACCAGATCAACGCCGATCACCGGTCGCTGTCGGCCGGCTACGTCTCCGCGGTCCACGCGCTCCACGGTCCGCACGGCCCCATGAAGGTCTTCGCCTGGACGGTCGACGACGCGGCCACCGCGCGGCGCATGGCGGGCTTCGGGACGGACGGCGTCATCACGAACGTGCCCGACGTGATCCGGAGGGCTCTGCGCTAG
- a CDS encoding methylated-DNA--[protein]-cysteine S-methyltransferase, whose product MNSHGRYEQQVVWCVVGTDIGPLLLAATPQGLVNVVFHATDEVRDRALDRLADRLGSEPVEAPGSPLLAEAVRQVEAYFAGERHDFDLPLDWSLISGFNRQVLRELNSGVPFGSVVAYGDLAGRVGEPRAAQAVGVAMGSNPLPVVVPCHRVVESDGGIGGFGGGLETKRKLLALEGVLPEPLF is encoded by the coding sequence ATGAACAGCCACGGGCGGTACGAGCAGCAGGTCGTGTGGTGCGTCGTCGGCACGGACATCGGTCCGCTGCTCCTCGCGGCGACGCCCCAGGGCCTGGTCAACGTCGTCTTTCACGCGACGGACGAGGTGCGCGACAGGGCGCTCGACCGGCTCGCGGACCGGCTGGGCAGCGAGCCCGTCGAGGCGCCCGGGTCCCCGCTGCTCGCCGAGGCCGTACGCCAGGTCGAGGCGTACTTCGCGGGCGAGCGGCACGACTTCGACCTGCCGCTCGACTGGTCGCTGATCTCGGGGTTCAACCGCCAGGTGCTGCGCGAGCTGAACTCGGGCGTTCCGTTCGGTTCCGTCGTGGCCTACGGAGACCTGGCCGGGCGGGTGGGCGAGCCCAGGGCGGCCCAGGCCGTGGGGGTGGCCATGGGCTCGAATCCGCTGCCGGTCGTGGTGCCTTGCCACCGGGTGGTCGAGAGCGACGGCGGGATCGGCGGTTTCGGTGGCGGCCTGGAGACCAAGCGGAAGCTGCTGGCCCTGGAAGGAGTCCTCCCGGAGCCGCTGTTCTGA
- the fdhA gene encoding formaldehyde dehydrogenase, glutathione-independent codes for MSGSGNRAVAYLKPGAVEVRTIDHPTLELRDGPGVARDNVGRKCRHGVILKVLASNICGSDQHMVRGRTTAPEGLVLGHEITGKVLERGPDVEFIEVGDIVSVPFNIACGRCRNCKERNTGICLNVNPARPGAAYGYVDMGGWVGGQAEYAMVPYADFNLLKFPDRDQAREKLLDLAMLSDIFPTGFHGAVTAGAGVGSTVYVAGAGPVGLAAAASAQLLGAAVVIVGDLNAERLAQARSFGCETVDVSQGSVTDQIAQILGEPEVDAAVDAVGFEARAHGRNGQEAPATVLNSLMGLTRAGGALGIPGLYVTDDPGGIDQEARTGTLKVRLGLGWAKSHRFTTGQCPVMRYHRGLMKAILHDRVHIAKAVNATVIGLDDAPRGYAEFDQGACRKYVLDPHGALTGVRPV; via the coding sequence ATGAGCGGAAGCGGAAACAGGGCAGTCGCCTATCTCAAGCCGGGTGCGGTCGAGGTCAGGACCATCGACCATCCGACGCTTGAACTGCGGGACGGGCCGGGCGTGGCTCGCGACAACGTCGGCCGCAAGTGCCGGCACGGAGTCATTCTCAAAGTGCTCGCCAGCAACATCTGCGGCAGTGACCAGCACATGGTGCGGGGCCGTACGACCGCACCCGAGGGGCTGGTCCTCGGACACGAGATCACCGGAAAGGTACTGGAGCGCGGTCCGGACGTCGAGTTCATCGAGGTCGGGGACATCGTGTCGGTGCCGTTCAACATCGCCTGCGGGCGGTGCCGTAACTGCAAGGAGCGCAACACCGGCATCTGCCTGAACGTGAACCCGGCGCGTCCGGGAGCGGCGTACGGCTATGTCGACATGGGCGGCTGGGTCGGCGGCCAGGCCGAGTACGCCATGGTTCCGTACGCGGACTTCAACCTGCTGAAGTTCCCGGACCGCGACCAGGCGCGCGAGAAGCTCCTGGATCTGGCCATGCTGTCGGACATCTTCCCGACCGGATTCCACGGCGCGGTCACCGCCGGTGCCGGGGTCGGTTCGACCGTCTACGTCGCCGGGGCGGGCCCGGTCGGACTGGCCGCCGCCGCGTCGGCGCAACTGCTGGGCGCCGCCGTCGTCATCGTCGGGGACCTCAACGCCGAACGCCTCGCCCAGGCGCGGAGTTTCGGCTGCGAGACCGTCGACGTCTCCCAGGGCAGTGTGACGGACCAGATCGCGCAGATCCTCGGTGAGCCCGAGGTCGACGCGGCCGTCGACGCCGTGGGCTTCGAGGCACGGGCGCACGGCCGCAACGGTCAGGAGGCGCCCGCGACCGTCCTCAACTCGCTGATGGGGCTCACGCGCGCGGGCGGCGCCCTGGGCATCCCGGGCCTCTATGTCACGGACGACCCCGGAGGGATCGACCAGGAGGCGAGGACCGGGACGCTGAAGGTGCGTCTGGGCCTGGGATGGGCCAAGAGCCACCGGTTCACCACGGGCCAGTGCCCGGTGATGCGCTACCACCGGGGGCTGATGAAGGCGATCCTGCACGACCGGGTGCACATCGCCAAGGCGGTCAACGCGACGGTGATCGGCCTGGACGACGCGCCGCGCGGCTACGCCGAGTTCGACCAGGGTGCCTGCCGCAAGTACGTCCTCGATCCCCATGGGGCGCTGACGGGCGTGCGGCCTGTCTGA
- the uvrB gene encoding excinuclease ABC subunit UvrB encodes MRPVSKIERSVAPFEVVSSFQPGGDQPTAIADLEKRIRAGEKDVVLLGATGTGKSATTAWMIEKLQRPTLVMAPNKTLAAQLANEFRELLPNNAVEYFVSYYDYYQPEAYVPQSDTYIEKDSSINEEVERLRHSATNSLLTRRDVVVVASVSCIYGLGTPQEYVDRMVSLKVGDEIDRDDLLRRFVDIQYTRNDVAFARGTFRVRGDTIEIFPVYEELAVRIEMFGDEIEALSTLHPLTGEVITDDEQIYVFPASHYVAGPERMERAVNDIEKELGERLAELEKQSKLLEAQRLRMRTTYDLEMLRQIGSCSGVENYSMHFDGREPGSPPNTLIDYFPDDFLLVIDESHVTVPQIGAMYEGDASRKRTLVDHGFRLPSALDNRPLKWEEFQKRIGQTVYLSATPGKYELSRSDGFVEQIIRPTGLIDPQVVVKSTEGQIDDLVHEIRQRTEKDERVLVTTLTKKMAEDLTDYFLELGIQVRYLHSDVDTLRRVELLRELRAGEFDVLVGINLLREGLDLPEVSLVAILDADKEGFLRSGTSLIQTIGRAARNVSGQVHMYADKITPAMEKAIDETNRRREKQIAYNKERGIDPQPLRKKINDIVAQIAREDVDTEQLLGSGYRKTKDGKGAKAPVPALGGKAARAAKSAKGKETVPTDRPAAELAGQIEEMTERMRAAAADLQFEIAARLRDEVSEMKKELRQMKEAGIA; translated from the coding sequence ATGCGGCCCGTATCCAAGATCGAACGTTCGGTGGCGCCCTTCGAGGTCGTCAGCTCCTTCCAGCCGGGCGGTGACCAGCCCACGGCCATCGCCGATCTGGAGAAGCGCATCCGCGCAGGTGAGAAGGATGTCGTCCTGCTGGGCGCGACCGGCACCGGCAAGTCCGCCACCACCGCGTGGATGATCGAGAAGCTCCAGCGCCCCACGCTGGTCATGGCACCGAACAAGACGCTCGCCGCCCAGCTGGCCAACGAGTTCCGCGAGCTGCTGCCGAACAACGCGGTCGAATACTTCGTCTCGTACTACGACTACTACCAGCCCGAGGCCTACGTCCCCCAGTCGGACACCTACATCGAGAAGGACTCCTCGATCAACGAGGAGGTGGAGCGCCTGCGCCACTCCGCGACCAACTCGCTGCTGACCCGCCGCGACGTCGTCGTGGTCGCCTCGGTGTCCTGCATCTACGGCCTCGGTACTCCGCAGGAGTACGTGGACAGGATGGTCAGCCTCAAGGTCGGCGACGAGATCGACCGCGACGACCTGCTGCGCCGCTTCGTCGACATCCAGTACACGCGCAACGACGTGGCCTTCGCGCGTGGCACCTTCCGGGTCCGCGGCGACACCATCGAGATCTTCCCGGTGTACGAGGAGCTCGCCGTCCGCATCGAGATGTTCGGCGACGAGATCGAGGCACTGTCCACGCTGCACCCGCTCACCGGTGAGGTCATCACCGACGACGAGCAGATCTACGTCTTCCCCGCGTCCCACTACGTGGCGGGTCCCGAGCGCATGGAGCGCGCCGTCAACGACATCGAGAAGGAGCTGGGGGAGCGCCTCGCCGAGCTGGAGAAGCAGAGCAAGCTCCTGGAGGCCCAGCGCCTGCGCATGCGGACGACGTACGACCTCGAGATGCTCCGCCAGATCGGCTCCTGCTCCGGCGTCGAGAACTACTCGATGCACTTCGACGGCCGTGAGCCCGGTTCCCCGCCGAACACCCTGATCGACTACTTCCCGGACGACTTCCTGCTGGTCATCGACGAGTCGCACGTCACCGTTCCGCAGATCGGCGCGATGTACGAGGGTGACGCCTCCCGCAAGCGCACCCTCGTCGACCACGGCTTCCGGCTGCCCTCCGCACTGGACAACCGCCCCCTGAAATGGGAGGAGTTCCAGAAGCGCATCGGGCAGACCGTCTACCTCTCGGCGACCCCGGGGAAGTACGAGCTATCCCGATCGGACGGCTTCGTCGAGCAGATCATCCGCCCCACCGGCCTCATCGACCCCCAGGTCGTCGTCAAGTCCACCGAGGGCCAGATCGACGACCTGGTGCACGAGATCCGGCAGCGCACCGAGAAGGACGAGCGCGTCCTGGTCACCACGCTCACCAAGAAGATGGCCGAGGACCTCACCGACTACTTCCTGGAACTGGGTATCCAGGTCCGCTACCTGCACAGCGACGTCGACACCCTGCGCCGCGTCGAGCTGCTGCGCGAACTGCGCGCCGGCGAGTTCGACGTCCTGGTCGGCATCAACCTGCTGCGCGAGGGCCTCGACCTTCCCGAGGTCTCCCTCGTCGCGATCCTCGACGCCGACAAGGAGGGATTCCTGCGCTCGGGAACCTCCCTCATCCAGACCATCGGCCGCGCGGCGCGCAACGTCTCCGGCCAGGTCCATATGTACGCGGACAAGATCACCCCGGCGATGGAGAAGGCCATCGATGAGACCAACCGCCGCCGGGAGAAGCAGATCGCTTACAACAAGGAGAGGGGCATCGACCCGCAGCCCCTCCGCAAGAAGATCAACGACATCGTGGCGCAGATCGCCCGTGAGGACGTCGACACGGAGCAGCTGCTCGGCTCCGGTTACCGCAAGACGAAGGACGGCAAGGGTGCCAAGGCCCCCGTGCCCGCGCTGGGCGGCAAGGCGGCCCGGGCCGCCAAGTCCGCCAAGGGCAAGGAGACCGTCCCGACCGACCGTCCCGCGGCCGAACTGGCCGGGCAGATCGAGGAGATGACGGAGCGGATGCGCGCCGCGGCAGCCGATCTCCAGTTCGAGATCGCGGCCCGGCTGCGCGACGAGGTGTCCGAGATGAAGAAGGAGCTGCGGCAGATGAAGGAGGCGGGAATCGCCTGA
- a CDS encoding TerC/Alx family metal homeostasis membrane protein, translated as MNVSLTLWVLTIVGLAALIAVDFFIGRKPHDVSIKEAGIWTVVWIALAGLFGLGLLLFAGGEPAGEFFAGFITEKSLSVDNLFVFVLIMAKFAVPSKYQQRVLLVGVLIALVLRTIFIAAGAAIIANFAWVFYIFGAFLIYTAWKLIQEARADEDDEEFEENRLLKAAEQRFGVADRYHGTKLWIRQNGKRVMTPMLVVMLAIGTTDVLFALDSIPAIFGLTQDPYIVFTANAFALMGLRQLYFLIGGLLKKLVHLSYGLSVILGFIGVKLVLHALHETGVHVPEISIPVSLGVICAVLVVTTITSLTATRRQSARERAESAPKESVDV; from the coding sequence GTGAATGTTTCCCTGACCCTGTGGGTCCTGACCATCGTGGGGCTGGCCGCACTGATCGCGGTCGACTTCTTCATCGGCCGCAAGCCGCACGACGTATCGATCAAGGAAGCCGGAATCTGGACCGTCGTCTGGATCGCCCTCGCAGGGCTGTTCGGACTCGGACTGCTCCTCTTCGCCGGTGGAGAGCCGGCCGGGGAGTTCTTCGCCGGCTTCATCACCGAGAAATCGCTGAGTGTCGACAACCTCTTCGTCTTCGTCCTGATCATGGCGAAGTTCGCGGTGCCCTCCAAGTACCAGCAGCGAGTGCTCCTGGTGGGCGTGCTCATAGCGCTCGTCCTGCGCACGATATTCATCGCCGCGGGCGCCGCGATCATCGCGAACTTCGCGTGGGTCTTCTACATCTTCGGCGCGTTCCTCATCTACACCGCCTGGAAGCTGATCCAGGAGGCCCGGGCCGACGAGGACGATGAGGAGTTCGAGGAGAACAGGCTGCTGAAGGCCGCGGAGCAGCGCTTCGGCGTGGCCGACCGCTATCACGGCACCAAACTGTGGATCCGGCAGAACGGCAAGCGCGTCATGACGCCGATGCTGGTTGTGATGCTGGCGATCGGCACCACCGACGTGCTCTTCGCGCTCGACTCGATCCCCGCGATCTTCGGCCTGACGCAGGACCCGTACATCGTCTTCACGGCCAACGCGTTCGCGCTGATGGGTCTGCGGCAGCTCTACTTCCTCATCGGCGGCCTGCTCAAGAAGCTCGTCCACCTCAGCTACGGTCTCTCGGTCATCCTCGGCTTCATCGGCGTCAAGCTCGTCCTGCACGCGCTGCACGAGACCGGCGTCCATGTTCCCGAGATATCCATCCCGGTCTCGCTCGGCGTGATCTGCGCCGTCCTCGTGGTCACCACGATCACCAGCCTGACCGCCACCAGGAGGCAGTCGGCGCGTGAGCGGGCCGAGAGCGCCCCGAAGGAAAGCGTCGACGTCTGA
- a CDS encoding cupin domain-containing protein — MTMNSQATPSFAVHIPDAELEPEPLDPAQIVSGDPVVTGKVLWESADGKQLRGIWQITPGVVTDTEANELFVVVSGRATIEVEGGDVIEVGPGDAAFLREGDRTTWTVHETLRKAYHISL, encoded by the coding sequence ATGACCATGAACTCCCAGGCCACGCCGTCCTTCGCCGTGCACATCCCCGACGCCGAACTCGAACCCGAGCCGCTGGACCCGGCCCAGATCGTCTCCGGCGACCCCGTCGTGACGGGCAAGGTGCTGTGGGAGTCCGCCGACGGCAAGCAGTTGCGCGGCATCTGGCAGATCACGCCCGGCGTGGTGACCGACACCGAGGCGAACGAGCTCTTCGTCGTCGTCAGCGGTCGCGCCACCATCGAGGTGGAGGGCGGCGACGTCATCGAGGTGGGCCCGGGCGACGCGGCGTTCCTGCGCGAGGGCGACCGTACGACGTGGACGGTCCACGAGACGCTGCGCAAGGCGTACCACATCAGCCTCTGA
- a CDS encoding TerD family protein has translation MTVNMTKGQAISLQKNDGGTLTAVRMGLGWQAAPRRGLFGSRTREIDLDASAVLFADKQPVDVVFFRHLVSDDGSVRHTGDNVVGGAGQGGDDESILVDLQRVPVHIDQIIFTVNSFTGQTFQEVQNAFCRLVDETNGQELARYTLAGGGQYTAQIMAKVHRSGTGWQMTALGAPANGRTFQDLMPAILPHL, from the coding sequence GTGACGGTCAACATGACCAAGGGTCAGGCCATCAGTCTGCAGAAGAACGACGGGGGCACGCTGACCGCGGTCCGCATGGGACTCGGCTGGCAGGCGGCTCCTCGGCGCGGCCTGTTCGGCTCGCGCACCCGCGAGATCGACCTCGACGCCTCCGCCGTGCTGTTCGCGGACAAGCAGCCCGTCGACGTGGTGTTCTTCCGTCATCTCGTCAGTGACGACGGCTCGGTGCGGCACACCGGTGACAACGTGGTCGGCGGCGCGGGCCAGGGCGGTGACGACGAGTCCATCCTCGTCGACCTGCAGCGCGTCCCGGTCCACATCGACCAGATCATCTTCACCGTGAACTCCTTCACGGGCCAGACCTTCCAGGAAGTGCAGAACGCGTTCTGCCGTCTGGTCGACGAGACCAACGGCCAGGAGCTCGCCCGCTACACCCTGGCCGGCGGCGGCCAGTACACGGCCCAGATCATGGCGAAGGTGCACCGCTCCGGAACCGGCTGGCAGATGACGGCCCTCGGCGCGCCGGCCAACGGCCGCACCTTCCAGGACCTGATGCCCGCGATCCTGCCGCACCTGTAG
- a CDS encoding calcium:proton antiporter codes for MIVRLRSLATRWTTVVPVIAVVLLAFTWGRDLPAAVVALVTLVLAGSVLAAVHHAEVIAHRVGEPFGSLVLAVAVTIIEVALIVTLMVDGGAKSSTLARDTVFAAVMITCNGIVGLCLLVASLRHGLAVFNAEGTGAALATVATLATLSLVFPTFTTSKPGPEFSTAQLTFAAVASLVLYALFVTTQTVRHRDYFLPITRQGQVIDVDEHADAPSAREAGISVGLLGLALIGVVGLAKGVSPAIESGVEAAGMPHSVVGVIIALLVLLPETIAALRSARRDRVQTSLNLALGSAMASIGLTIPAVALASVWLSGPLVLGLGPTEMVLLTLTVVVSSLTVVPGRATPLQGGVHLVVFAAYLELAVNP; via the coding sequence ATGATCGTTCGCCTCCGGTCACTCGCGACGCGGTGGACCACCGTGGTCCCCGTGATCGCGGTGGTGCTGCTGGCCTTCACCTGGGGGCGCGACCTGCCCGCCGCGGTTGTCGCCCTGGTGACGTTGGTCCTCGCGGGCTCCGTGCTGGCCGCGGTGCATCACGCCGAGGTGATCGCCCATCGAGTGGGTGAACCCTTCGGATCCCTCGTCCTCGCTGTCGCGGTCACGATCATCGAAGTGGCCCTCATCGTCACCCTGATGGTGGACGGCGGGGCCAAGAGCTCCACACTCGCCCGTGACACGGTGTTCGCCGCGGTGATGATCACCTGCAACGGGATCGTGGGCCTGTGCCTGCTCGTCGCCTCGCTGCGCCACGGACTCGCCGTCTTCAACGCGGAAGGCACCGGGGCCGCCCTGGCGACCGTCGCCACGCTGGCCACGCTCAGTCTCGTCTTCCCGACCTTCACCACCAGCAAGCCAGGTCCGGAGTTCTCCACCGCGCAGCTCACCTTCGCCGCGGTCGCCTCCCTGGTCCTGTACGCCCTGTTCGTGACGACCCAGACCGTGCGGCACCGCGACTACTTCCTGCCGATCACCCGACAGGGCCAGGTCATCGACGTGGACGAACACGCCGACGCCCCGTCCGCCCGGGAAGCCGGGATCAGCGTGGGACTGCTCGGCCTGGCCCTGATCGGTGTGGTCGGCCTCGCCAAGGGGGTGTCGCCCGCCATCGAGTCCGGGGTCGAGGCCGCCGGTATGCCGCACTCCGTGGTCGGTGTGATCATCGCGCTCCTGGTCCTGCTCCCCGAGACCATCGCGGCCCTGCGGTCCGCCCGCAGGGACCGGGTGCAGACCAGTCTGAATCTCGCCCTCGGTTCCGCGATGGCCAGCATCGGACTGACCATCCCGGCGGTGGCTCTGGCCTCCGTCTGGCTCTCCGGACCACTCGTTCTGGGCCTCGGTCCCACCGAGATGGTGCTGCTCACGCTGACCGTGGTGGTGAGTTCCCTGACGGTCGTTCCGGGGCGGGCCACCCCCCTCCAGGGTGGCGTCCATCTGGTCGTGTTCGCCGCCTATCTGGAACTGGCCGTCAACCCCTGA
- a CDS encoding TerD family protein, whose product MTAELVRGQNHPLSQVRLEVRVSAGKPIVAGATLSDEQGRVRGVEWVAHPGAPTLPGLEVSQQAAADHRLAFDLDALPPTVHRVSVLLALPAGVGGPVRFGAVAAPFVAVTGLDGSEIATYTLTGLDAESAVVALELYRRQGAWKVRAVGQGYAGGLADLLTDQGLPEARQLAGSINEAVARGLARSVAAPPPRSPDADRSRQAASSAPGQDQPYAGPGAQGVPGTVAPQQSPYDTPGQQGVTAPQTGGPGGSAQPDTSAVTQPSPPAVGPVDYSHPGRQTTAPPPPPPTAPPAQPGQPAQPVAGDATGWSMEERLYNQVWGMFEDLARTVAAYRSAVDFADSRMEKELDEVLSDPRSRIGGQGEAAREAARAKHAHLVDQARAVLDRDLAQLVAETEVVEPALPMACARWDNPVWHGYRAPMEIPMALRLGDLRLPESENLSIPMLVRLPLERGLWIDSGRASLEGTLADSDQVRRLAMDTAVAHAARLLAVYPVGEFTVHVIDPAGAGASSLAPLTRSGVLDRPPAVGAAGVAEVLTRLTQRVDLVQMAMRGGAADALPPDLDTAEQLLIVNDFPHGFDDRAVTQLRYLADEGPAVGVHLMMVADREDAAAYGPLLDPLWRSLLRITPVPDDHLADPWVGHAWTYEPALVPANSQVLQQVLAQVAAARRSWNR is encoded by the coding sequence ATGACGGCCGAGCTGGTCAGGGGGCAGAACCACCCGCTCTCCCAGGTCCGTCTCGAGGTCCGTGTCTCGGCCGGGAAGCCGATCGTGGCCGGGGCCACGCTCAGCGACGAGCAAGGCAGGGTCCGAGGCGTCGAGTGGGTGGCCCACCCGGGTGCGCCCACGCTCCCCGGGCTCGAGGTCTCCCAGCAGGCGGCGGCCGATCACCGGCTCGCCTTCGACCTGGACGCCCTGCCGCCGACCGTGCACCGGGTCAGCGTGCTGCTCGCGCTGCCCGCCGGGGTCGGCGGCCCGGTCCGGTTCGGCGCTGTGGCCGCCCCCTTCGTGGCGGTCACCGGCCTCGACGGTTCCGAGATTGCCACCTACACCCTCACCGGCCTGGACGCCGAGTCCGCCGTGGTGGCCCTGGAGCTCTACCGCAGGCAAGGCGCCTGGAAGGTCCGCGCGGTCGGCCAGGGTTACGCGGGCGGCCTCGCCGATCTCCTCACCGACCAGGGACTCCCCGAGGCCCGGCAGCTCGCGGGCAGTATCAACGAAGCGGTGGCGAGGGGCCTCGCGCGGTCCGTGGCGGCTCCCCCGCCACGCAGCCCGGACGCGGACCGGTCACGGCAGGCGGCCAGCTCGGCCCCGGGACAGGATCAGCCGTACGCCGGGCCCGGAGCGCAGGGCGTCCCCGGGACCGTGGCGCCGCAGCAGTCCCCGTACGACACGCCAGGTCAGCAAGGAGTCACGGCTCCGCAGACCGGGGGTCCGGGCGGCTCGGCGCAGCCCGACACCTCCGCGGTCACCCAGCCGTCGCCGCCCGCCGTCGGCCCCGTCGACTACAGCCACCCCGGCCGGCAGACCACCGCTCCGCCGCCGCCCCCGCCGACCGCGCCTCCGGCCCAGCCCGGACAGCCCGCGCAGCCGGTCGCGGGCGACGCGACCGGCTGGTCCATGGAGGAGCGGCTGTACAACCAGGTGTGGGGGATGTTCGAGGACCTGGCCAGGACCGTCGCCGCGTACCGCAGCGCGGTCGACTTCGCCGACTCGCGCATGGAGAAGGAGCTCGACGAGGTCCTGTCCGACCCGCGCAGCCGGATCGGCGGGCAGGGCGAGGCCGCGCGCGAAGCCGCCCGCGCCAAACACGCGCACCTGGTCGACCAGGCCCGAGCCGTCCTCGACCGGGATCTCGCCCAGCTCGTCGCCGAGACCGAAGTGGTGGAGCCCGCGCTGCCGATGGCCTGCGCACGCTGGGACAACCCGGTCTGGCACGGCTACCGCGCACCCATGGAAATACCCATGGCGCTGCGGCTCGGCGACCTCCGCCTGCCCGAGAGCGAGAACCTCAGCATCCCGATGCTGGTACGCCTGCCGCTGGAACGGGGCCTGTGGATCGACAGCGGTCGTGCCTCTCTTGAGGGCACGCTCGCGGACTCCGACCAGGTGCGACGCCTGGCCATGGACACCGCCGTGGCGCACGCGGCCCGGTTGCTCGCCGTGTATCCCGTGGGCGAGTTCACCGTGCACGTCATCGACCCGGCCGGCGCCGGAGCCTCGTCCCTGGCGCCTCTGACGCGGTCCGGGGTGCTGGACAGGCCGCCGGCCGTCGGTGCCGCCGGTGTGGCGGAGGTACTGACCCGGCTCACCCAGCGCGTCGACCTGGTGCAGATGGCGATGCGCGGGGGAGCGGCCGACGCACTGCCGCCGGACCTCGACACCGCCGAGCAACTGCTGATCGTCAACGACTTCCCGCACGGTTTCGACGACCGTGCCGTGACCCAGCTCCGCTACCTCGCGGACGAGGGGCCGGCCGTCGGTGTCCATCTGATGATGGTGGCCGACCGGGAGGACGCCGCCGCGTACGGACCGCTGCTCGACCCCCTCTGGCGGTCGCTGCTGCGGATCACGCCGGTGCCCGACGACCATCTCGCCGACCCCTGGGTCGGACACGCGTGGACGTACGAGCCTGCTCTCGTTCCCGCGAACAGCCAGGTGCTGCAACAGGTCCTCGCGCAGGTGGCGGCGGCCCGGAGGTCGTGGAACCGCTGA